In one Haemophilus parainfluenzae genomic region, the following are encoded:
- the trxA gene encoding thioredoxin produces the protein MSEVLHINDADFETAVVQSDIPVLVDFWAPWCGPCKMIAPILDEIAPEFAGKAKIVKINVDDNQLVAGQFGIRSIPTLLLFKNGQLVATQVGALPKNQLAAFINQHL, from the coding sequence ATGAGCGAAGTATTACATATTAATGATGCAGATTTTGAAACTGCGGTTGTGCAATCAGATATCCCTGTATTAGTGGATTTCTGGGCACCTTGGTGTGGTCCTTGCAAAATGATTGCGCCAATTTTAGATGAAATTGCACCTGAATTTGCAGGTAAAGCAAAAATCGTTAAAATCAACGTAGATGACAACCAATTAGTGGCAGGTCAATTTGGTATACGTAGTATCCCAACTTTACTACTTTTCAAAAATGGCCAACTTGTTGCAACACAAGTCGGTGCGTTACCAAAAAATCAATTAGCGGCGTTTATTAATCAACACCTATAA
- a CDS encoding DNA ligase — translation MRAIYLLLCLLFSQITWANERDLMLLDTYENQDIQGWVMSEKLDGIRGYWDGKTLLSRQGLPLPAPTYFTAQFPPFAIDGEIFSERNQFEEIASITKSFKDDNWTKLILYVFDVPNASGNLFERLKTLEDYLKEHPTPYIKIIPQIPIRDKTHLFEYLYEVEAKKGEGIVLRNPNAPYERKRSTQILKLKNTYDEECTVIAHHKGKGQFENILGSLTCENHRGKFKIGSGFNLSERENPPPIGSTITYKYRGLTNSGKPRFATYWREKK, via the coding sequence ATGAGAGCGATTTACTTATTACTTTGCCTCCTATTCAGCCAAATAACCTGGGCGAATGAGCGTGATTTAATGCTATTAGACACTTATGAAAACCAAGATATTCAAGGTTGGGTAATGTCAGAAAAATTAGATGGGATACGAGGTTATTGGGATGGCAAAACATTATTAAGTCGTCAAGGACTGCCCTTGCCCGCACCGACCTATTTTACCGCTCAATTTCCGCCTTTTGCCATTGATGGTGAGATATTTAGTGAACGTAATCAATTTGAAGAGATTGCCTCTATCACGAAATCCTTTAAAGATGATAATTGGACAAAATTGATACTTTATGTTTTCGATGTGCCTAATGCATCAGGCAATCTCTTTGAACGTCTCAAAACCTTAGAAGATTATTTGAAAGAACACCCTACACCTTATATCAAGATTATTCCGCAAATTCCGATACGAGATAAAACACATTTATTCGAGTATTTGTATGAAGTGGAAGCGAAAAAAGGTGAAGGGATTGTATTACGTAATCCTAATGCGCCTTACGAAAGAAAACGCAGTACACAAATTTTAAAGTTAAAAAACACTTATGATGAAGAATGCACCGTGATAGCACATCACAAAGGGAAAGGACAATTTGAGAATATACTCGGATCGCTCACCTGTGAAAACCATCGTGGAAAATTCAAAATTGGTTCAGGATTTAATCTGAGTGAGCGCGAAAATCCACCACCTATTGGCTCCACAATCACCTATAAATATCGTGGATTAACTAATTCAGGAAAACCTCGTTTTGCCACTTATTGGCGAGAGAAAAAATAA
- the lpcA gene encoding D-sedoheptulose 7-phosphate isomerase: MYFDQIKAELVEAQDVLNKFVSDDNNIKLIEKAAKLLAESFKNGGKVLSCGNGGSHCDAMHFAEELTGRYRENRPGYPAIAISDVSHLSCVSNDFGYEYVFSRFVEAVGKEGDVLFGLSTSGNSKNILNAIEAAKAKGMKVIAMTGKDGGKMAGLADVEIRVPHFGYADRIQEIHIKVIHILMMLVEFEMAKEA, from the coding sequence ATGTATTTTGATCAAATTAAAGCTGAGCTTGTGGAAGCACAAGACGTACTAAATAAGTTTGTTTCAGATGATAACAACATCAAACTTATTGAAAAAGCAGCTAAATTGTTAGCCGAAAGCTTTAAAAATGGCGGGAAAGTATTATCTTGCGGTAATGGTGGTTCTCACTGTGACGCCATGCACTTTGCAGAAGAACTAACTGGTCGTTATCGTGAAAATCGTCCTGGTTATCCTGCAATTGCGATTTCTGATGTGAGTCATTTAAGCTGTGTAAGTAATGACTTTGGTTATGAATATGTCTTCTCTCGCTTTGTTGAAGCCGTCGGTAAAGAAGGCGATGTTTTATTCGGATTATCAACATCAGGCAATTCTAAAAATATCTTAAATGCGATTGAAGCAGCGAAAGCAAAAGGCATGAAAGTGATTGCGATGACAGGCAAAGATGGCGGTAAAATGGCCGGCCTAGCGGATGTTGAAATTCGTGTGCCACACTTTGGTTATGCAGATCGTATTCAAGAAATCCACATCAAAGTGATCCATATTTTAATGATGTTAGTTGAATTTGAAATGGCGAAAGAGGCCTAA
- the artP gene encoding arginine ABC transporter ATP-binding protein ArtP — protein MAISVKNLNFFYGSSQALFDINLDAQEGDTVVLLGPSGAGKSTLIRTLNLLEVPTSGELHIANNHFDLSKANNNPKAIRQLRQDVGMVFQQYNLWPHLTVIENLIEAPQKVLGISEEEAKKDALELLKRLRLEEHADRFPLHLSGGQQQRVAIARALMMKPQVLLFDEPTAALDPEITAQVVDIIKELQQTGITQVIVTHEVNVAQKVATKVVYMEQGKIIEMGSADCFDNPKTEQFKQYLSHSE, from the coding sequence ATGGCGATTAGTGTTAAAAATTTGAATTTCTTTTATGGTTCATCACAGGCATTGTTTGATATTAATCTTGATGCACAAGAAGGCGATACCGTGGTGTTACTTGGACCAAGTGGTGCAGGAAAAAGTACGTTAATCCGTACGCTAAATTTGTTAGAAGTACCAACCTCTGGCGAATTGCATATTGCGAATAATCATTTTGATTTATCTAAAGCGAATAATAATCCGAAAGCCATTCGTCAACTTCGTCAAGATGTCGGCATGGTATTTCAACAATACAATCTTTGGCCGCATTTGACGGTAATTGAAAACCTGATTGAAGCGCCCCAAAAAGTATTAGGCATTAGCGAAGAAGAAGCGAAAAAAGATGCATTAGAACTTTTAAAACGTTTACGTTTGGAAGAGCATGCCGATCGTTTCCCTCTTCACTTATCAGGTGGTCAGCAACAACGTGTAGCCATTGCTCGAGCATTAATGATGAAACCACAAGTGTTGTTGTTTGATGAACCAACGGCAGCACTGGATCCTGAGATTACAGCTCAAGTGGTTGATATCATTAAAGAACTTCAACAAACGGGTATTACTCAGGTGATTGTGACCCACGAAGTGAACGTGGCACAAAAAGTGGCGACCAAGGTCGTCTATATGGAACAAGGTAAGATTATTGAAATGGGCAGTGCAGATTGCTTTGATAATCCAAAAACTGAACAATTTAAACAATATCTTTCACACTCAGAATAA